ATGGGGACAGACACAGCAGATGCAGGACATCCAACCCATCACCGTCTCAATGCGTGAAGCGGTTGACTCCGGCCTCGTTGCAAATGAATATGTAGCCTATTACATTGCTCTTACGCATGAATTTTTGACAAAGACCGGGATCAATGCAAATAAACTTCGTTTCAGGCAGCACCTGCCAACAGAATGTGCGCATTATGCGCTGGACTGCTGGGATGCGGAAATCTTTTCGGAACGATTTGGCTGGGTAGAGGCAGTTGGCATTGCCGACCGTACGGATTATGACCTGAAAGCCCATGCAAAGGAAAGCGGAGACAGCTTTACCGTATTTATTCCATATGATGAAGTCAGGCAGGAAAACCGCAGGACAATCGTGCCGGACATGGGTGCACTTGGACCCCTATACCGTGGAAAAGCAAAGGCAGTCGCAGATGCGCTGAAAGAATCCACACCCGGCCCTGACGGTGCGACCGTTAGCGTTGACGGAGAAGAACTCTTTATCCCGGCAGACCTGTATAAAATCCGTGAAGAGACTGTTGAAGTCCGCGGTGAAGAAGTCATGCCGCACGTAGTCGAACCTTCATATGGAATTGATCGAATTCTCTACTGTACACTTGAACACGCATATGAAGAAGAAAACGTGGAGGGGGAAATCAGAAAAGTCCTCCATCTGAACCCAGGCGTTGCACCGGTACAGGCCGCAGTATTTCCGTTGATGAACAAAGACGGGCTTGACACCATCGCACTGGACATCACATCCAGTCTTCAGAAACATGGCATTCTCGCCCAATACGACGATAACGGAGCAATTGGGAGAAGATACCGGCGGCAGGATGAAATCGGCACTCCATACGAAATAACCGTCGATTATGATTCACTCGAAGACAATACCGTCACCCTGCGTGAAAGAGACAGTATGCAGCAGGTCCGTCTTCCAATCATAGAAGTGCCAGAAACACTCACCAGCCTGATTCGTGGAACCCTGCCGTTCTCAGAAGCGGGCAGGATAATATGAATTACCTATCCCATCCTTTTATAAAACCGGAATCCATTGAAACACGTGATTATCAGCTGTCAATCGCAGCGTCAGTCCTCCAGGAGAATTCAATGGTCGTCCTGCCTACCGGGCTCGGAAAGACAGCAATCGCACTTATTGCAACGGCTTCAAGACTGCTGAATGCAGGTGGCAAGGTTCTCATGATGGCTCCGACAAAACCACTCGTCGAGCAGCATTATCGGTTCTTTTCAACATACCTGCAGATTGGTGAAACTGAAGAGTCAGAACCGGCTTCTGATACCTTTACCATGTTCACGGGAGAAACACCCAACAAAAAACGGGTTGAACAGTGGGAAACCGCCACATGCATTTTTGCGACCCCCCAGGTCATAAAAAACGACTGTCTTGCCGGCAGATACAGTCTCAATGATGTCACCCTCTTAATTGTGGATGAATGTCACCGTGCGGTGGGAAATTATGCGTATGTATTCATCGCACAGGAATACTTCAGACAGGCAAAAAACCCTCTGCTTCTTGCGATGACCGCCTCACCCGGGAGTACCCGCCAAAAAGTTCAGGAGATCTGTGAAAACCTGATGGTGGGGAGAGTTGAAAGCCGTACAGAAACAGATTCTGATGTTGCGCCCTATATACACGAACGGGAAATCAGCTATCTTACAGTCCCACAACCAAAAGAACTGGAGAATGCAATAAAAATTTTAAACCAGTTAGTTGCGTCCCGCCTCTCAATACTTTCAGGCCTTGGATTTACGGTCCCATCTCCCGATAAATTATCGATGAAGGCAATGAACGGCATATCCGCACAGATGCAGGCCCGCATAAAGAAACAGGATTCATCCGGGTTTGTTGCAGCATCCATTCATGCAGAGATTATGAAACTTCGCCACGCAATCTCTCTTGCAGAAACGCAGGGAAGTGAGGCTTTCAAACAATATCTCTTCAAACTTCAGATCGAGGCGACAGAACCAAAGGCTTCCAAAGCAAGTATTCGCCTATCACAGGACGCACGAATCCAGGAATTGGCCGCTCAGGCAAAGGGATGGCAGGAAGAATTACTTCAAAAGCCGGAATATATCACAAAAATTGTCCAAAAACAGTTGTCAGAATTTCCGGACAGCAGAATAATTATCTTTGCAACATTTCGAGACACGGTTAACCTTATCGTAAAAAAACTCACGAGTGCTGGTATTGAAAGTCACCGATTTGTAGGCCAGGCAACCCGTGATACCGAAAAAGGACTTTCACAAAAAGAGCAACTGGCAACCCTTGCTCAATTCCGTGAAGGGACATTTAAAGTCCTTGTTGCGACATCAGTTGGTGAAGAAGGACTGGATGTACCATCGACCGATCTCGTAATTTTCTATGAGACCGTCCCATCAGAAATCCGTAGCATACAACGAAAAGGGAGAACAGGCAGACATGGTGCAGGTTCCATCATTGTTCTTGTCACCAAAGGTACCGCAGATGAAACGTACCGCTGGATTAGCTATTCCCGCGAAAAATCCATGCAAAAAGGCATCTCGTCACTGAAAAAAAATCCCTCTCAGAACGCTGCAAACCCGGAAGAAACCAAACACCAGATGAGCATCAGTGATTTTGATTGCGAACCTGACAAAATAATCATCGCCGATGACCGTGAAACATCCTCTGCTGTAGTGGAATGCCTCCATAAGAAAAACGGCATCGGTCTTGAAATCAGACGCCTTGAATCCGGGGATTATGCCATTGGAAACCAGATGCTTGTTGAAAGAAAAACCACACGGGACTTTGTTGACACACTTGTCGAACGTGACCTCCTCGGACAGATCAGACAGATTGCCGATTCATGCGAACATCCTGTACTGATCATTGAAGGAACAGACCTTTACGCACAGAGAAACATTGCACCAAACGCCATTCGCGGTGCACTCGCAGCGATCAGTATCCAGCTTGGTGTCTCCGTTTTTATGGTCACAAATCCCGAAGAGACAGCTGAAATGCTCTACGTTCTTATGAACCGGGAACTGGGAGAAACATCCGGACGACCATCACTCCACCATCATAAGTCATACCGTTCTGAACATGAGCAGCTGGAATATATTCTCTCATCATTTCCCGGAATCGGCCCGCACCAGGCCCGTAGTCTACTCAAACACTTTGGCTCACTCTCCGCAGTGATCAAAGCATCAGAGGAAGAGCTCAGAGCAGTCGATGGAATCGGACAAAAAATATCGGGAGTGATAACCAACCTTTCCACAAAAAAATACTGAAAAATCCTTATTTTAGTACCCGAAGAGCTTCTGTTCCCGCGCGCACCGCATCCATATACAATTTGGCATCTTCAGACCGGGACGCCTCTATTGCCTTTTTACAGAGGGCACATATTGCCAGCTCCAGATTTTGCATCACGGATTCATGTACTGTTGTCTCCTGCCCCTGAACAGGACGTGTTTCAACAATAGATTTTACCGGCAAATTCTGCTTAATTTCTTCAGAATCGTCAGGTTTACCTAATTCCTTACAAACCACACAGCATTGTTTCCCTTCTACCTCAAACAATGGCGCTCCACAGTCTTCACATGTCACAGAAAGCATCTTCCCACCGGTCAGCAGAACTGATGCCATAACTTCATCTTCAGTTTTCATTTCTCACTCCGGTTTCTCAAATATCTTATATATGCTAATACAAAAAATGTATACTGCGAAGGTGGAATAATGGCTGACCCAGAAGTAACAATAAATAACTGTGTAATGATGCTGCAACATATGATGGAAGATAGTACAATTCCCCGCAACATCAGAAGAGTGGCAGATGATACCCGTAAAGTGCTCATGGATGAATCCCAGACACTGGGGTTGCGTGCTGCAACCGCGATATCCATGATTGATGAAATCAGCAATGATCCGAATATGCCAGTTCACGCCCGCACACGGATATGGGAACTGGTCTCCCAGTTAGAGACAATCCCCCTGGACTGAAAATAATTCATTTTATTTTTTGCACACAACCGCAATTGCAGTGATTCGTTCTTTTCTGCCAATATTACGTTTAGGTGCCGCTAACGGTACATACAATCGTCCGTTCTCGCGAATCCCGTATATCAAGTTCAACCAATACCGGCTGCTGCCATCTCCCGGTCCTCAATGCACCATGAGAAACAGGGATCACCAATGAAGGACCAATAAGGGACGCACGAACATGTGAGCGTCCGTTTCCATCTCCCCATGCTCGGTCGTGGGCATACTCCTTTTCACGTGAAGCAACAATTTTCAGGGAATCCAGCAGATCGCTAAGCACGCCGGGTTCATACTCAATTGTTGTCAAAGCAGCAGTTGACCCGTACACATAAAGAGAAATAATCCCATCAGAAATACCTGATCTCTGAATTACCTGTAAAATATCTTCAGACAGGTTCAGGATATCACCTTCACCATTTGTACGGCATACAAGATCTTCCTGGTACATATCCACCGTATGCACATGAGAGCTCCTGTAATACGTAATTTTTGGTCACCTGATTACCAAGGTCTTATATGACAATCCAACATAGCAACAAACATGAAACATCTACATTTACATAACGGATGGAAACTGCTCTGCATCCTTGTTGCACTATATTTTATCGTAGGATTTGTGGCTGCCGGACCACCGACTATTGTAATTACATCATCTCCCAGCGGTGCAGACGTATATATCGGAGGTGCATACAAGGGCACCACTCCACTTGACCTGACAGGACGCTATTCAGCCGGATCATATGCCCTTGAAATAAGGAAAGATGGTTATGTTTCATGGCTTGGATCAATGGTGGTTAAAACGAGTGAAACAACATCTATCTCTGCCACACTCATACCCTATAAAGGAAACGTATATGTTTCATCCGAACCCGGCGAAGCAACCATTTATCTGGATGGGAATTATGTTGGTATATCCCCTAAAACTATCAGCGACATTCCAACAGGAACTCATTCCCTCACCCTGAAAAAAGATGGATATTATGACTGGGACAGCGAAATTGAAATTGTCAAAGGGAGAACCGTCTCAGTCAACGCCATGATGGAAACACGGGAAATTCCATATGACGGTTCAATAAACATTCAGTCAACACCATCAAATGCAGAAGTATACCTCAATGATGAATTCAAAGGATATACCCCTATTATTGTTCGTGAACTGGGTCCAAGCAATTACCACATTACCCTGAAACTGGCAGGATACCAGGACTGGGATGGAAGTGTTGATGTAAGCGAAAACGAACAGGAAAAAATCAGTGCCAATCTCTATCCGTTAACAACTACTGAACCATCTGAAACAACGATTCCCCTATCCCTGTTTACAGTAGCTTCAGCAATTGGGATTTCCGGTCTTGCGATACGTGCGATACCAAAAAAAGAATAGATTATTGATCAACACTTTCTTTTTCAGTGCTGCTATCTTCCTGTTCAGTCTCACCCTCTTCGTCCTCAACAACAGTATTTTCCTGCTCGGCCTTTACAATCGTAAACCCAACCAGGCTATCTCCATTATCGAGTTTCATAATCCTGACACCACGTGTTCCACGCTTCTGAATGGATATCTCTGATGCTGGTGTCCGCATCACAATACCCGAACTGCTCATCAGGAGAACCTCATCATCACAAGAAATTGCTTTGGAAGAAACAACCCCGGCAGAATAATCGGTCTGAATATTTCTGACTCCCATTGTGGCTCGCCCATGCCCCATGAACTCATCAAATTCAGTTCTTTTTCCATATCCACGTTCGGTAATCGTCAACAGATGATCCTTTTCAATAACCGTGACATCCTGCAGAAGGTCACCATACCGGAGTTTGATACCAATAACACCAAGTGCATTCCTGTGCCGCAGAGGGATGGTCTCAATATTAAACCGAAGACTCTGTCCATGACGGGTTGTAAGTATCAGATCACTGGTTGCATCGATACTCTTGACATGAACAAGTTCATCCGTCTCACGGAGGGTAATTGCATTAATACCATTGGCACGGGGACGGGAAAATTCCGCCTGCGGTATTTTCACAACCATTCCATCTTTTGTTGCAAAGAGGAAGAACTTCTCATCACTGAATTCTGAAACAGGAATAATCGCCGTGACCCGTTCTTCATTGAGGTTCAGCAGATTAACAATCGCTTTACCACGGCTGGTTCGGCCTGCTTCCGGTATATCATACACCTTCAGCCAGTAAACCCTGCCTGCAGAGGTGAAGCAGAGCAGATAGTCATGAGTACTTGCGGTGAAAACGGTGCGCACAACATCATTTTCCTTTGTTGCCATTCCAATTATGCCCCGTCCTCCACGGTGCTGACCACGATAGGTCTCAAGAGGCATCGATTTGATATAATTATCACCAGTCAGGGAAATTACCACATCCCGTTTTTCAATGAGATCTTCTTTGTCAATCTCACCTTCATACGGCGTAATTTTCGTCCTTCGGTCATTCGCGTATTTTTCACCAAGAACGGTTATTTCTCCTTTAATCACCGCAAGGATATTTTTCTCATCGGCAAGAATGGTGGACAGCCGTTCAATTTCACGAAGCAGCACATCACGTTCATCCAGAATTTTCTGATGTTCAAGAGCTGCCAGACGGCGAAGCTGCATCTTCAGAATTGCATCCGCCTGCACTGCATCAAGACCAAACTGTTCAATCAATGCTGTTGAAGCCTCTTCAGAAGTCTTTGACGCACGGATCGTTGCAATTACCTCATCAATCCTGTCAAGGGCAAGCAATAATCCTTTCAGGATATGCATGCGGTCTTCTGCTTTTCTCAGGTCAAACTCCGTACGGCGTCGTACGACTTCGCGACGGTGACGGAGATATTCATCAATAATGGGACGCAGACCCAGAACCTTTGGCTGACCGTCAACAATAGACAGATTGATGATACCAAAGGTATTTTCAAGAGCGGTATGCTTATAGAGCTGATTTAGGATGGTCAGAGGCTGTGACGCACGTTTCAGCTCAATGACAACCCGTATTCCGTCTTTATCGGATTCATCACGGATATCTGAAATACCATCGATCTTTTTATCCCGGACAAGACCCGCCATCTGCTCAATCATGCGGGCCTTGTTCACCTGAAACGGAATCTCCGAGATGATGATGCGGGACTTTTTTCCTTCTTCATCAATTTCTGCAACACCCCGGATACGAACCTTACCTCTTCCGTCGCGATAGGCATTTTTGATACCTGCGGTGCCAAGAATAACACCACCGGTAGGGAAATCAGGTCCGGGGATAATATTCATCAGTTCATCGGTTGTTATTTCAGGATTGTCAATGACCGCTGCAATTGCCTGTGACACCTCTCCCAGATTGTGGGGGGGCATATTGGTTGCCATTCCAACCGCGATTCCTGTGGTTCCGTTTACCAGAAGATTCGG
Above is a window of Methanogenium organophilum DNA encoding:
- a CDS encoding UPF0147 family protein, which translates into the protein MADPEVTINNCVMMLQHMMEDSTIPRNIRRVADDTRKVLMDESQTLGLRAATAISMIDEISNDPNMPVHARTRIWELVSQLETIPLD
- a CDS encoding secondary thiamine-phosphate synthase enzyme YjbQ, whose amino-acid sequence is MYQEDLVCRTNGEGDILNLSEDILQVIQRSGISDGIISLYVYGSTAALTTIEYEPGVLSDLLDSLKIVASREKEYAHDRAWGDGNGRSHVRASLIGPSLVIPVSHGALRTGRWQQPVLVELDIRDSRERTIVCTVSGT
- the glyS gene encoding glycine--tRNA ligase, whose protein sequence is MGDIYDNVMELARRRGFVWPSSECYGAVAGFIDYGPLGAMLKRKIENLWREFYIIREGYYEIEAPTVGVESIYVASGHVKGFADKMWQCPSCREYHRADHIAEEHGTVNADSLSPEALAEIINGLPCPSCDETIENADVFYFNLMFQTTIGPGSQRTGYLRPETAQGIFTDFNRLSRFYREKLPFGAVQVGKSYRNEISPRQGMIRLREFTQAEAEIFIHPDHKDHPDFSRYADYSIPLWGQTQQMQDIQPITVSMREAVDSGLVANEYVAYYIALTHEFLTKTGINANKLRFRQHLPTECAHYALDCWDAEIFSERFGWVEAVGIADRTDYDLKAHAKESGDSFTVFIPYDEVRQENRRTIVPDMGALGPLYRGKAKAVADALKESTPGPDGATVSVDGEELFIPADLYKIREETVEVRGEEVMPHVVEPSYGIDRILYCTLEHAYEEENVEGEIRKVLHLNPGVAPVQAAVFPLMNKDGLDTIALDITSSLQKHGILAQYDDNGAIGRRYRRQDEIGTPYEITVDYDSLEDNTVTLRERDSMQQVRLPIIEVPETLTSLIRGTLPFSEAGRII
- a CDS encoding DEAD/DEAH box helicase, which translates into the protein MNYLSHPFIKPESIETRDYQLSIAASVLQENSMVVLPTGLGKTAIALIATASRLLNAGGKVLMMAPTKPLVEQHYRFFSTYLQIGETEESEPASDTFTMFTGETPNKKRVEQWETATCIFATPQVIKNDCLAGRYSLNDVTLLIVDECHRAVGNYAYVFIAQEYFRQAKNPLLLAMTASPGSTRQKVQEICENLMVGRVESRTETDSDVAPYIHEREISYLTVPQPKELENAIKILNQLVASRLSILSGLGFTVPSPDKLSMKAMNGISAQMQARIKKQDSSGFVAASIHAEIMKLRHAISLAETQGSEAFKQYLFKLQIEATEPKASKASIRLSQDARIQELAAQAKGWQEELLQKPEYITKIVQKQLSEFPDSRIIIFATFRDTVNLIVKKLTSAGIESHRFVGQATRDTEKGLSQKEQLATLAQFREGTFKVLVATSVGEEGLDVPSTDLVIFYETVPSEIRSIQRKGRTGRHGAGSIIVLVTKGTADETYRWISYSREKSMQKGISSLKKNPSQNAANPEETKHQMSISDFDCEPDKIIIADDRETSSAVVECLHKKNGIGLEIRRLESGDYAIGNQMLVERKTTRDFVDTLVERDLLGQIRQIADSCEHPVLIIEGTDLYAQRNIAPNAIRGALAAISIQLGVSVFMVTNPEETAEMLYVLMNRELGETSGRPSLHHHKSYRSEHEQLEYILSSFPGIGPHQARSLLKHFGSLSAVIKASEEELRAVDGIGQKISGVITNLSTKKY
- a CDS encoding PEGA domain-containing protein, with amino-acid sequence MKHLHLHNGWKLLCILVALYFIVGFVAAGPPTIVITSSPSGADVYIGGAYKGTTPLDLTGRYSAGSYALEIRKDGYVSWLGSMVVKTSETTSISATLIPYKGNVYVSSEPGEATIYLDGNYVGISPKTISDIPTGTHSLTLKKDGYYDWDSEIEIVKGRTVSVNAMMETREIPYDGSINIQSTPSNAEVYLNDEFKGYTPIIVRELGPSNYHITLKLAGYQDWDGSVDVSENEQEKISANLYPLTTTEPSETTIPLSLFTVASAIGISGLAIRAIPKKE
- the gyrA gene encoding DNA gyrase subunit A, coding for MTSEEEGRIIPVNIEEEMKSSYIDYAMSVIIGRAIPDVRDGLKPVHRRSLFAMGEMGNTHDKPFKKSARVVGDVMGKYHPHGDASIYDTVVKMAQPFAYRHTLVEGQGNFGSIDGDSAAAMRYTEARLDPVAEELLEDIKKETVDFVPNFDESLQEPSVLPGKFPNLLVNGTTGIAVGMATNMPPHNLGEVSQAIAAVIDNPEITTDELMNIIPGPDFPTGGVILGTAGIKNAYRDGRGKVRIRGVAEIDEEGKKSRIIISEIPFQVNKARMIEQMAGLVRDKKIDGISDIRDESDKDGIRVVIELKRASQPLTILNQLYKHTALENTFGIINLSIVDGQPKVLGLRPIIDEYLRHRREVVRRRTEFDLRKAEDRMHILKGLLLALDRIDEVIATIRASKTSEEASTALIEQFGLDAVQADAILKMQLRRLAALEHQKILDERDVLLREIERLSTILADEKNILAVIKGEITVLGEKYANDRRTKITPYEGEIDKEDLIEKRDVVISLTGDNYIKSMPLETYRGQHRGGRGIIGMATKENDVVRTVFTASTHDYLLCFTSAGRVYWLKVYDIPEAGRTSRGKAIVNLLNLNEERVTAIIPVSEFSDEKFFLFATKDGMVVKIPQAEFSRPRANGINAITLRETDELVHVKSIDATSDLILTTRHGQSLRFNIETIPLRHRNALGVIGIKLRYGDLLQDVTVIEKDHLLTITERGYGKRTEFDEFMGHGRATMGVRNIQTDYSAGVVSSKAISCDDEVLLMSSSGIVMRTPASEISIQKRGTRGVRIMKLDNGDSLVGFTIVKAEQENTVVEDEEGETEQEDSSTEKESVDQ
- a CDS encoding autoantigen p27 domain-containing protein — protein: MKTEDEVMASVLLTGGKMLSVTCEDCGAPLFEVEGKQCCVVCKELGKPDDSEEIKQNLPVKSIVETRPVQGQETTVHESVMQNLELAICALCKKAIEASRSEDAKLYMDAVRAGTEALRVLK